The Streptococcus equi subsp. equi nucleotide sequence AGCTCAAAAATGGTCAGGCTGCTTACTCAGAAGGGATCTATGCTGTGGCGCTTAACCCTAATACGGGAGCGATTTTAGCGATGGCAGGTCTATCACACAATCCCAAAACCGGTGAGCTTCAAAAGGACGCTTTAGGGACTATTACTGATGTGTTTACACCTGGGTCTGTTGTCAAGGGGGCGACCTTGGCTGCCGGCTGGCAGGCTGGAGTGATTCAGGGGAATCAGGTCTTGATTGATCAGCCGATTCAATTTGGTGGCTCCCAGCCGATTAATTCTTGGTTTACCAGCGGTCAGCACCCTATTACTGCTAGTCAGGCGCTGGAATATTCATCAAATACTTACATGGTTCAGGTTGCCTTAAGAATGATGGGGCAGGATTACGTGACTGGTATGACCTTGGCCAATACTGGTATGAAGGAAACCATGAAAAAATTGCGGGCAGCCTATGCCGAATTTGGCATGGGAGTGGCAACTGGCGTTGATTTGCCTGGCGAATCCAGTGGCTACCTCATAGATCAATATAATACTGCAAATGTTTGACAGAGGCCTTTGGTCAGTTTGATAACTATACAACCATGCAACTGGCCCAATATGTCTCAACTATTGCTAATGGCGGCAGTCGCCTTGCGCCTCACATTGTAGAAGGCATTTATCAGGATAATGACCAGTCAGGACCAGGTAAGCTAAGTAAGGCTATTGAGACTACCTTGTTAAACAAGGTGCACTTAGCTGCTGATAGTTTAGCGATTATTCAGGACGGTTTTTATCAGGTGGTCAATAGCGGTAGTGGCTATGCTACAGGTAGGGCTCTTGCAGGAGGTCCTGTTACCATTAGTGCTAAAACCGGTACCGCAGAAACCTATGCTAAGGATAAAAATGGTCAGGCTTTATCTACCTTTAACTTGAATGTTGTTGCCTATGGTCCGAGTGCTAGTCCTCAAATTGCTGTTGCTGTCATGTATCCTCATGCGACAGACTCTCTAGCCAAGGCACATCAATACGTGGCTAAGGATATCATTAATTTGTACATGAAGATGTATAAAAACCAATAAAGGAGAAACGAGTGCTTTACCCTATACCAATCGCAAAATTAATTGAAAGCTATTCTAAATTACCAGGGATTGGTGTTAAAACAGCGACAAGATTGGCTTTTTACACCATTGGAATGTCTGATGAGGATGTGAATGATTTTGCCAAAAATTTATTAGCAGCTAAGCGAGAATTAACCTATTGCTCTATCTGTGGCAATTTGACAGATGATGATCCCTGCCATATTTGCACAGATAGCAGTCGGGATAAAGAGATCATTTTAGTTGTTGAGGATTCCAAGGACGTTTCTGCCATGGAAAAAATTCAAGAATATCATGGCTATTACCATGTGCTGCATGGCTTGATTTCTCCCATGAATGGGGTTGGCCCAGATGACATCAATCTAAAGAGCCTAATCACGCGTTTGATGGCTGGAGAGGCAACAGAGGTCATTGTTGCAACGAATGCCACAGCAGATGGAGAGGCGACTGCGATGTACATCTCACGTCTCCTAAAGCCTGCTGGTATCAAGGTGACGCGATTGGCTAGAGGCTTGGCAGTAGGATCAGACATTGAATATGCTGATGAGGTAACCCTGCTGCGAGCGATTGAAAATCGGACAGAATTATAGCTTAGCCCATTTTCAGCTCTCTGTCATTAGCCCTTATGCCATGTGATAAGGCCATAAAGGAAGGCAGATTTTGTCAGAGTCTTTGAAAAGCAAGCTCGTTTTTGTTATAATAAGTGGTAGTCTAATTCAGATAGGGAAGGTTATCAATGTCTAAACAAACCTTAATTTTATTATACGGAGGGCGTTCGGCAGAGCGTGAAGTATCAGTGCTTTCAGCTGAGAGCGTGATGAGAGCAGTTGATTACACCAAATTTTTTGTTAAAACCTATTTTATCAGCCAGACAGGTCAGTTTATCAAGACACAGGAATTCTCTAGTCGGCCGACCTTAACAGAAAGGCTGATGACCAACGACACTATTAGGCTAGAGCAGCAGATAAGGCCTAGTGATATCTACGAGGAGGGGGCTGTTGTTTTTCCAGTCTTGCATGGCCCTATGGGAGAGGACGGTTCTATTCAAGGCTTTTTAGAGGTGCTAAAAATGCCTTATGTGGGAACTAATATCCTCTCATCAAGTGTTGCAATGGATAAGATTACCACCAAAAGGGTCCTAGAGTCAGCTGGTATCCCACAGGTTGCTTATACCGTTTATATTGAGGGGCAGGATTTAGACAGGTGTCTGGCAGAGACTGAGGCAGTCTTAAGCTACCCTGTGTTTGTTAAGCCGGCCAATATGGGCTCATCTGTTGGTATTTCTAAGGCAGAATCAGAGGAGGAGTTGCGTGCAGCTATCCTGTTGGCCTTGACGTATGACAGTCGTATCCTGATTGAGCAAGGGGTTTTGGCAAGAGAGATTGAGGTTGGACTGCTTGGTAATACCGATGTCAAATCAACCCTTCCAGGAGAGGTAGTCAAGAATGTTGACTTTTATGATTATCAGGCCAAATACATTGATAATGAGATCACAATGGCTATTCCGGCAGCTATTGACGAATCAGCTATGACAAGCATGCGTACCTACGCAGAAACAGCCTTTAAGGCTATTGGTGCTTGTGGCCTGTCGCGTTGTGATTTCTTCCTTGGTCAGGACGGTCAGATCTACCTCAATGAATTAAATACCATGCCTGGCTTTACGCAGTGGTCCATGTATCCCTTGCTCTGGGAGCATATGGGACTGAGCTATGCTGAGCTTATTGAGGAGCTAGTCAGATTAGCACAGGAAATGTTTGAAAAGCGTGAAGGGCATTTAATATAAGAGAC carries:
- the penA_2 gene encoding penicillin-binding protein 2b, which codes for MTEAFGQFDNYTTMQLAQYVSTIANGGSRLAPHIVEGIYQDNDQSGPGKLSKAIETTLLNKVHLAADSLAIIQDGFYQVVNSGSGYATGRALAGGPVTISAKTGTAETYAKDKNGQALSTFNLNVVAYGPSASPQIAVAVMYPHATDSLAKAHQYVAKDIINLYMKMYKNQ
- the recR gene encoding recombination protein translates to MLYPIPIAKLIESYSKLPGIGVKTATRLAFYTIGMSDEDVNDFAKNLLAAKRELTYCSICGNLTDDDPCHICTDSSRDKEIILVVEDSKDVSAMEKIQEYHGYYHVLHGLISPMNGVGPDDINLKSLITRLMAGEATEVIVATNATADGEATAMYISRLLKPAGIKVTRLARGLAVGSDIEYADEVTLLRAIENRTEL
- the ddl gene encoding D-alanyl-alanine synthetase A, which gives rise to MSKQTLILLYGGRSAEREVSVLSAESVMRAVDYTKFFVKTYFISQTGQFIKTQEFSSRPTLTERLMTNDTIRLEQQIRPSDIYEEGAVVFPVLHGPMGEDGSIQGFLEVLKMPYVGTNILSSSVAMDKITTKRVLESAGIPQVAYTVYIEGQDLDRCLAETEAVLSYPVFVKPANMGSSVGISKAESEEELRAAILLALTYDSRILIEQGVLAREIEVGLLGNTDVKSTLPGEVVKNVDFYDYQAKYIDNEITMAIPAAIDESAMTSMRTYAETAFKAIGACGLSRCDFFLGQDGQIYLNELNTMPGFTQWSMYPLLWEHMGLSYAELIEELVRLAQEMFEKREGHLI